One Melospiza melodia melodia isolate bMelMel2 chromosome 1, bMelMel2.pri, whole genome shotgun sequence genomic window carries:
- the LOC134418143 gene encoding C-C chemokine receptor type 5-like isoform X1: protein MKQGHEFTHLFYDQYTMGNETTDYTDWPLTTEFDYSDSTPCPATDEKHFAAKFLPPLYSLVVIFGLTGNLLVVLILVKYKRLKSMTDIYLLNLAISDLLFVFSLPFWAYYAVHDWIFGEALCRILSGVYLLGFYSGIFFIILLTLDRYLAIVHAVFALKARTVTYGILTSVITWAVAILISVPGVVFHKTQKESSGYTCSAHYPSEHRNTWKQFLTLNMNILGLFIPMLIMICSYTRIIKTLLQCRNEKKHKAVRLIFIIMIIYFFFWAPYNICILLRDFQGVFSISTCEGNGQLHKAIQVTETISMIHCCINPVIYAFAGEKFRKYLRSFFRKQIAVHLSKYCPVFYADTAERASSTYTQSTGEQEVSAAL, encoded by the exons ATGAAACAGGGACACGAGTTTACTCATCTTTTCTATG accAATACACCATGGGAAATGAAACCACAGACTACACTGACTGGCCACTCACAACAGAATTTGACTACAGTGATTCCACACCTTGCCCTGCAACTGATGAAAAGCACTTTGCAGCAAAATTTTTGCCACCTCTTTATTCTTTAGTGGTGATATTTGGCCTGACAGGCAACCTGCTTGTTGTCCTTATCCTGGTCAAATACAAGAGGCTGAAGAGTATGACTGACATCTACCTGCTCAACTTGGCAATTTCTGATCTGCTGTTTGTGTTTTCTCTCCCCTTTTGGGCTTATTACGCAGTTCACGACTGGATTTTTGGGGAGGCGCTCTGTCGAATTCTGTCAGGTGTCTACCTCCTTGGCTTCTACAGTGGCATCTTCTTCATAATCCTGCTGACCCTGGACAGGTACCTGGCCATAGTGCACGCGGTGTTTGCTTTGAAGGCCAGGACAGTCACCTACGGCATCCTCACCAGTGTCATCACTTGGGCTGTTGCCATTCTTATTTCTGTCCCTGGGGTAGTATTTCACAAAACTCAGAAGGAAAGTTCAGGCTATACTTGCAGTGCTCATTATCCATCAGAGCACAGAAATACATGGAAGCAATTCCTCACCTTAAATATGAACATTCTGGGACTTTTTATTCCGATGTTAATCATGATCTGCAGCTACACACGAATTATAAAGACATTACTGCAATGTAGGAATGAGAAGAAACATAAAGCAGTCAGGCTTATTTTCATTATCATGATTATCTACTTTTTTTTCTGGGCACCATACAACATCTGCATTCTCTTGCGTGATTTTCAGGGTGTATTTTCCATCTCTACTTGTGAAGGAAATGGTCAACTGCACAAGGCAATCCAAGTGACAGAAACAATCTCAATGATCCATTGTTGTATCAACCCTGTAATCTATGCCTTTGCTGGAGAAAAATTTAGAAAATATCTTCGCAGCTTTTTCCGAAAGCAGATTGCAGTCCACTTGTCTAAATACTGTCCTGTTTTCTATGCTGACACAGCTGAACGAGCAAGCTCCACCTACACACAATCTACTGGAGAACAAGAAGTCTCTGCTGCATTATGA
- the LOC134418143 gene encoding C-C chemokine receptor type 5-like isoform X2, with the protein MGNETTDYTDWPLTTEFDYSDSTPCPATDEKHFAAKFLPPLYSLVVIFGLTGNLLVVLILVKYKRLKSMTDIYLLNLAISDLLFVFSLPFWAYYAVHDWIFGEALCRILSGVYLLGFYSGIFFIILLTLDRYLAIVHAVFALKARTVTYGILTSVITWAVAILISVPGVVFHKTQKESSGYTCSAHYPSEHRNTWKQFLTLNMNILGLFIPMLIMICSYTRIIKTLLQCRNEKKHKAVRLIFIIMIIYFFFWAPYNICILLRDFQGVFSISTCEGNGQLHKAIQVTETISMIHCCINPVIYAFAGEKFRKYLRSFFRKQIAVHLSKYCPVFYADTAERASSTYTQSTGEQEVSAAL; encoded by the coding sequence ATGGGAAATGAAACCACAGACTACACTGACTGGCCACTCACAACAGAATTTGACTACAGTGATTCCACACCTTGCCCTGCAACTGATGAAAAGCACTTTGCAGCAAAATTTTTGCCACCTCTTTATTCTTTAGTGGTGATATTTGGCCTGACAGGCAACCTGCTTGTTGTCCTTATCCTGGTCAAATACAAGAGGCTGAAGAGTATGACTGACATCTACCTGCTCAACTTGGCAATTTCTGATCTGCTGTTTGTGTTTTCTCTCCCCTTTTGGGCTTATTACGCAGTTCACGACTGGATTTTTGGGGAGGCGCTCTGTCGAATTCTGTCAGGTGTCTACCTCCTTGGCTTCTACAGTGGCATCTTCTTCATAATCCTGCTGACCCTGGACAGGTACCTGGCCATAGTGCACGCGGTGTTTGCTTTGAAGGCCAGGACAGTCACCTACGGCATCCTCACCAGTGTCATCACTTGGGCTGTTGCCATTCTTATTTCTGTCCCTGGGGTAGTATTTCACAAAACTCAGAAGGAAAGTTCAGGCTATACTTGCAGTGCTCATTATCCATCAGAGCACAGAAATACATGGAAGCAATTCCTCACCTTAAATATGAACATTCTGGGACTTTTTATTCCGATGTTAATCATGATCTGCAGCTACACACGAATTATAAAGACATTACTGCAATGTAGGAATGAGAAGAAACATAAAGCAGTCAGGCTTATTTTCATTATCATGATTATCTACTTTTTTTTCTGGGCACCATACAACATCTGCATTCTCTTGCGTGATTTTCAGGGTGTATTTTCCATCTCTACTTGTGAAGGAAATGGTCAACTGCACAAGGCAATCCAAGTGACAGAAACAATCTCAATGATCCATTGTTGTATCAACCCTGTAATCTATGCCTTTGCTGGAGAAAAATTTAGAAAATATCTTCGCAGCTTTTTCCGAAAGCAGATTGCAGTCCACTTGTCTAAATACTGTCCTGTTTTCTATGCTGACACAGCTGAACGAGCAAGCTCCACCTACACACAATCTACTGGAGAACAAGAAGTCTCTGCTGCATTATGA
- the LOC134418159 gene encoding C-C chemokine receptor type 5-like, with translation MGNETTDHIDWSVTTEIDYGDSAPCMGTEEKHFAAKFLPPLYSLVVIFGLTGNLLVVLILVKYKRLKSMTDIYLLNLAISDLLFVFSLPFWAYYAVHDWIFGEALCRILSGVYLLGFYSGIFFIILLTLDRYLAIVHAVFALKARTVTYGILTSVVTWAVAVLASVPGVLFQKTQKESIGYTCSAHYPSDSIINWKYSFILKMNILGLIVPMLIMIFSYSQILKTLLRSKNEKKQKAVRLIFVIMIFYFIFWTPFHICSFLHAFQNPLFIPTCELQSQLEKAIQVTETISMIHCCINPVIYVFVGEKFRAYLYIFFRKQVAPHLCKKCPSLYREKLERASSTFTQSTAEHDISTGL, from the coding sequence ATGGGAAATGAAACCACAGACCACATCGACTGGTCAGTGACAACAGAAATAGACTATGGCGATTCGGCACCATGCATGGGAACTGAGGAAAAGCACTTTGCAGCAAAATTTTTGCCACCTCTTTATTCTTTAGTGGTGATATTTGGCCTGACAGGCAACCTGCTTGTTGTCCTTATCCTGGTCAAATACAAGAGGCTGAAGAGTATGACTGACATCTACCTGCTCAATTTGGCAATTTCTGATCTGCTGTTTGTGTTTTCTCTCCCCTTTTGGGCTTATTATGCAGTTCACGACTGGATTTTTGGGGAGGCGCTCTGTCGAATTCTGTCAGGTGTCTACCTCCTTGGCTTCTACAGTGGCATCTTCTTCATAATCCTGCTGACCCTGGACAGGTACCTGGCCATAGTGCACGCGGTGTTTGCTTTGAAGGCCAGGACAGTTACCTACGGCATCCTCACCAGTGTTGTCACCTGGGCAGTTGCTGTTTTGGCTTCTGTCCCTGGGGTACTATTTCAGAAAACTCAAAAGGAAAGTATAGGCTATACATGCAGTGCTCATTATCCAAGTGATTCCATAATAAATTGGAAGTACTCTTTTATTCTAAAGATGAACATCCTGGGACTTATTGTTCCAATGCTCATTATGATTTTCAGTTACTCACAAATTCTAAAAACATTGTTGAGATCCAAGAATGAGAAAAAACAGAAGGCGGTCAGACTTATTTTTGTAATCATGATTTTTTACTTCATCTTCTGGACACCATTCCATATTTGTTCTTTTTTGCATGCATTTCAAAATCCACTTTTCATCCCAACTTGTGAACTTCAAAGTCAGCTGGAGAAAGCAATTCAAGTTACAGAAACAATCTCAATGATCCACTGTTGCATTAATCCTGTGATCTATGTATTTGTTGGAGAAAAATTTAGGGCATATCTTTATATCTTTTTCCGAAAGCAAGTTGCACCTCACCTCTGCAAAAAATGTCCAAGTCTGTATCGTGAAAAGTTGGAAAGAGCCAGTTCCACATTCACACAATCCACTGCGGAGCACGACATCTCTACTGGACTGTAA
- the LOC134418165 gene encoding C-C chemokine receptor type 8-like, whose protein sequence is MNPTSQFTGTTEYDYGYDENTAPCNEGNNFRRFNSLFLPILYCLVFVFCLLGNSLVLWVLLTRKRLTTMTDICLLNLAASDLLFVLPLPFQAYYASDQWVFGNVMCKIMAGIYYTGFYSSIFFITLMSVDRYIAVVHALHATRIRTATCGVVISLILWLVAGLASVPNIVFSQELEVEQALQCVPTYPPGDNTWKVASQFAANILGLLIPFSILVCCYTQILRDLQKRKNRDKVKAIKMIFIIVIVFFLFWTPFNIALFLDSLQSLHVINDCKASSQIALALQLTETISFIHCCLNPIIYAFAGVTLKGHLKAFLQSCGRVLSSPAGGAGAAHSFSAPTQVSLTVQGSCEHT, encoded by the coding sequence ATGAATCCCACCAGCCAATTCACTGGCACAACAGAATATGACTACGGATACGATGAAAACACTGCTCCGTGTAATGAAGGAAACAACTTTCGCAGGTTTAATTCCCTCTTTCTGCCAATTCTTTACTGTCTTGTGTTTGTCTTCTGCCTCCTGGGAAACTCCTTGGTCCTCTGGGTTCTCCTGACCAGGAAAAGGCTGACAACAATGACTGACATCTGCCTGCTGAACCTCGCAGCCTCTGATCTCCTCTTCGTTTTGCCCCTCCCTTTCCAAGCCTACTACGCTTCAGACCAGTGGGTTTTTGGCAATGTCATGTGTAAGATAATGGCTGGCATTTACTACACAGGTTTTTATAGCAGTATTTTCTTTATAACCCTCATGAGTGTAGACAGGTATATAGCAGTTGTCCATGCTCTCCATGCCACGAGGATAAGGACAGCCACTTGTGGCGTAGTTATCAGCTTGATCCTGTGGCTGGTGGCTGGCTTGGCTTCTGTACCCAACATCGTATTCAGCCAGGAGCTGGAGGTCGAGCAGGCGCTGCAGTGTGTCCCCACGTACCCCCCAGGTGACAATACCTGGAAGGTTGCTTCTCAGTTTGCAGCCAATATCCTGGGCCTCTTGATTCCCTTCAGCATCCTCGTTTGCTGCTACACTCAGATACTAAGAGACCTGCAAAAGCGCAAAAATCGCGACAAGGTCAAGGCGATCAAGATGATCTTCATCATCGTCATCGTCTTCTTCCTTTTCTGGACTCCTTTCAACATCGCGCTCTTCCTGGACTCTCTGCAGAGCCTGCACGTCATCAATGACTGCAAGGCGAGCTCCCAGATagctctggccctgcagctgaCAGAAACCATCTCCTTCATCCACTGCTGCCTGAACCCCATCATCTACGCCTTCGCCGGCGTCACCCTCAAGGGCCATCTCAAAGCATTCCTCCAGTCCTGTGGCCGCGTCCTCTCCAGCCCTGCCGGAGGTGCCGGGGCTGCACACTCGTTCTCGGCACCCACCCAGGTCTCCCTGACAGTGCAGGGGTCCTGTGAGCACACCTGA